A genome region from Geminicoccus roseus DSM 18922 includes the following:
- a CDS encoding PhzF family phenazine biosynthesis protein: MTDYRYHLLDVFTQTKLAGNQLAVVPEAQGLDDRRMQMIAREFNLSETLFLFPPARPDALFSVRIFTPGAEIGFAGHPTIGATVLLAHLGLLPVQDGRGRAVLDLAAGPVEVSIDQGTASLVAPKPPVLAGVTNAAALTSAVGLTEQEVVGPGRLATAGTVFAFLQAASAADVARVIPDHAAIARLMPSPATGLTVYARSGPDSFDVRMFAPQEGVFEDPATGSSAAAMAALLLADDASCAGRTFLLRQGVAMGRPSEIHLQPFLRDDGTPAARVSGQAVIVGEGTLFL; encoded by the coding sequence ATGACCGATTATCGCTATCACCTGCTGGACGTGTTCACCCAGACCAAGCTGGCCGGCAATCAGCTGGCGGTGGTTCCCGAAGCGCAGGGCCTGGACGATCGCCGGATGCAGATGATCGCCCGCGAGTTCAATCTTTCCGAAACATTGTTCCTGTTCCCGCCGGCACGGCCGGACGCGCTGTTCTCGGTCCGGATCTTCACGCCCGGCGCCGAGATCGGCTTTGCCGGCCACCCGACCATCGGCGCGACCGTGCTGCTCGCCCATCTGGGGCTGCTGCCGGTCCAGGATGGGCGCGGCCGGGCGGTGCTGGACCTGGCAGCCGGGCCGGTGGAGGTGTCGATCGACCAGGGCACGGCCAGCCTGGTGGCGCCCAAGCCCCCGGTGCTGGCCGGTGTCACCAATGCCGCGGCCCTGACCTCGGCGGTGGGGCTGACCGAGCAGGAGGTGGTCGGGCCGGGCCGGCTGGCGACCGCCGGCACGGTGTTCGCCTTCCTGCAGGCCGCTTCGGCCGCCGATGTCGCCCGGGTGATCCCCGACCATGCCGCGATCGCCCGGCTGATGCCGTCGCCGGCCACCGGCCTCACCGTCTATGCCCGCTCCGGCCCGGACAGCTTCGACGTGCGGATGTTCGCTCCCCAGGAAGGGGTGTTCGAGGACCCGGCCACCGGCAGTTCCGCCGCAGCGATGGCGGCGCTGCTGCTCGCCGATGACGCCAGCTGCGCCGGGCGAACCTTTCTTCTGCGCCAGGGCGTGGCGATGGGCCGGCCCAGCGAAATCCATCTCCAGCCCTTCCTGCGTGACGACGGCACCCCGGCGGCCCGGGTGTCCGGACAGGCGGTGATCGTGGGCGAGGGCACGCTGTTTCTCTGA
- a CDS encoding DUF6614 family protein: MNIYHIWCDLMPGMSDMEFAQAIDGYLGMLEQRGSLRGYRLTRRKLGFGPKTLGEFHMAIEVDDLAMLDQAFAQAASRTEPVEAAHHAVNHMVRNAQFALYRDFPDPVRVTGQERF; this comes from the coding sequence ATGAACATCTATCACATCTGGTGCGATCTGATGCCCGGCATGTCCGACATGGAGTTCGCCCAGGCGATCGACGGCTATCTGGGCATGCTCGAGCAGAGGGGCAGCCTGCGCGGCTACCGGCTGACCCGGCGCAAGCTGGGCTTCGGGCCGAAGACGCTCGGCGAGTTCCACATGGCGATCGAGGTCGACGACCTCGCCATGCTGGACCAGGCGTTCGCCCAGGCGGCGTCGCGCACCGAGCCGGTCGAGGCGGCCCACCATGCGGTCAACCACATGGTCAGGAACGCCCAGTTCGCGCTCTACCGCGACTTCCCCGACCCGGTGCGCGTGACCGGCCAGGAACGGTTCTGA
- a CDS encoding TfoX/Sxy family DNA transformation protein, whose protein sequence is MTAQRRKPSPAQPAARRRPATRPRDFQRSRLYRWEAAHVLPHDRKPLSLQACRELADQVFARRLGTDAAPPRVEDGRGRRHAAGSREVIKLPRWARTRPIVLHECAHGLSTDGHGPDFVRAYLELLVEFAGFERGALEQSLAAERLQVTPAGRPIAQPPPPRTMPVAVARSLAGRLLAVGVRTLSDLRALGAVEAWVRLKRRFGRMVTQENLVVLAALGSGQPAASLDGRTRAQLKFEATGRLIAATRDDPALSPESGRTTRPR, encoded by the coding sequence TTGACGGCCCAACGCCGCAAACCCTCCCCTGCGCAACCGGCCGCCCGGCGCCGGCCGGCAACGCGCCCCCGCGACTTCCAGCGCAGCCGGCTCTATCGCTGGGAAGCCGCCCACGTGCTGCCCCATGACCGCAAGCCGCTGTCGCTGCAGGCTTGCCGCGAGCTGGCGGACCAGGTGTTCGCCCGGCGGCTGGGCACGGACGCGGCGCCGCCAAGGGTGGAGGACGGCCGCGGCCGGCGCCATGCCGCCGGGTCGCGCGAGGTGATCAAGCTGCCGCGCTGGGCCCGCACCCGGCCGATCGTCCTGCACGAATGCGCCCACGGCCTCTCCACCGACGGCCACGGGCCGGACTTCGTGCGCGCCTACCTGGAACTGCTGGTGGAGTTTGCCGGGTTCGAGCGCGGCGCGCTGGAACAGAGCCTGGCGGCGGAACGGCTGCAGGTGACCCCGGCCGGTCGCCCGATCGCGCAGCCACCACCGCCGCGGACCATGCCGGTCGCGGTTGCCCGTTCCCTGGCGGGCCGCCTGCTCGCGGTGGGGGTCCGCACCTTGAGCGACCTGCGGGCGCTGGGTGCTGTCGAGGCATGGGTGCGGCTGAAGCGCCGGTTCGGCCGGATGGTGACCCAGGAGAACCTGGTGGTCCTGGCCGCGCTGGGTTCCGGCCAGCCTGCCGCCAGCCTGGACGGCCGCACCCGGGCGCAGCTGAAGTTCGAGGCGACCGGCCGGCTGATCGCGGCCACGCGCGACGACCCGGCGCTCTCGCCAGAAAGCGGGCGGACCACCCGGCCGCGCTGA
- a CDS encoding OpgC family protein, with the protein MSAGSEPRRSERDLRLDFFRGIGMFIILIAHIPGNAWINWIPARFGFSDATEIFVFCSGMASAYAFARVFDRHGQAIGTARIGLRVWQIWWAQIGVFVAVLAAMIVADRMFATDSYTRTLQFDRFFADPASGILGLVTLTYVPNYFDILPMYLVILGMIPLVMAVERLAGGRVVLVLLGLLWLAAQARITALPADPWSERVWYFDPAGWQLVFFTGFGFVRGWLPAPPRSKTLVVLALLLVLVSIPFTWLPMVRSLPFLQASHEELRPLFAKTPFGLLRHLHFLALAYLAWLAVGPAGQRLKGVLVEQVVAVGRQTLAVFLSGIVLARILGVVLDQLGPGWLVTLLVNLAGMAALLAVARVVQWYKDTPWTRRTPRPSPPAAMGAEGRPPDATVGKAAPRVSCAAS; encoded by the coding sequence ATGTCAGCCGGATCTGAGCCGCGCCGCAGCGAGCGCGACCTGCGCCTGGACTTCTTCCGGGGCATCGGGATGTTCATCATCCTGATCGCCCACATCCCGGGCAACGCCTGGATCAACTGGATCCCGGCCCGGTTCGGCTTCTCCGACGCCACCGAGATCTTCGTGTTCTGCTCAGGGATGGCGTCGGCCTACGCGTTCGCGCGGGTGTTCGACCGCCACGGCCAGGCGATCGGCACCGCCCGGATCGGCCTGCGGGTCTGGCAGATCTGGTGGGCGCAGATCGGGGTGTTCGTGGCGGTGCTGGCGGCGATGATCGTGGCCGACCGGATGTTCGCCACCGACAGCTATACCCGCACCCTGCAGTTCGACCGCTTCTTCGCCGACCCGGCCTCCGGAATTCTGGGCCTGGTCACCCTGACCTATGTGCCGAACTATTTCGACATCCTGCCCATGTACCTGGTCATCCTCGGGATGATCCCGCTGGTCATGGCGGTGGAGCGGCTGGCCGGGGGGCGGGTGGTGCTGGTCCTGCTGGGGCTCCTGTGGCTGGCCGCCCAGGCCCGGATCACCGCCCTGCCGGCGGACCCCTGGTCGGAGCGGGTCTGGTATTTCGACCCGGCCGGCTGGCAGCTGGTGTTCTTCACCGGGTTCGGCTTCGTGCGCGGCTGGCTGCCGGCGCCGCCGCGCAGCAAGACGCTGGTGGTCCTGGCCCTGCTGCTGGTCCTCGTTTCGATCCCGTTCACCTGGCTGCCGATGGTGCGCTCCCTGCCGTTTCTCCAGGCGAGCCACGAGGAGCTGCGGCCGCTTTTTGCCAAGACCCCGTTCGGCCTGCTGCGCCACCTGCATTTCCTGGCGCTGGCCTATCTGGCCTGGCTGGCGGTCGGCCCCGCCGGGCAGCGGCTGAAAGGCGTGCTGGTCGAGCAGGTGGTGGCGGTCGGCCGGCAGACGCTCGCGGTGTTCCTGAGCGGGATCGTGCTGGCCCGCATCCTGGGCGTGGTCCTGGACCAGCTCGGGCCCGGCTGGCTGGTGACGCTGCTGGTCAACCTCGCCGGCATGGCGGCGCTGCTGGCCGTCGCCCGGGTGGTGCAGTGGTACAAGGATACGCCCTGGACCCGGCGCACGCCGCGCCCGTCGCCGCCGGCGGCGATGGGCGCCGAGGGCCGCCCACCCGACGCGACTGTCGGCAAAGCGGCACCGCGCGTCTCCTGCGCCGCTTCGTGA
- a CDS encoding DnaJ domain-containing protein — MTSRSDPRGYYAALGVPLTATAEDIRRAFGERAKRLHPDQTGGQGDPASFQRVVEAYEVLRDPSRRLRYDADSVDMHRGEPLDYAEYVEAAEPDPLARPWSPRRFWPSGRLPLADLALPGLPVLATLAALLVLVLAGFAWALSQRASLAEREERISELTLQVERARAEQAESDARYRAASIVDLETALAAPATEGEPAHVFAADLRFEPGSAELGAALDQQMVQAVEELSAVVAQIPADRNWLVLIQGQAARAAGVAGVEVASWQLSLLRISQIIDRLVQAGLPADHVAMRFSAGFAPEAAGADPARTVELRVVCCLR; from the coding sequence ATGACCAGCAGGAGCGATCCGCGCGGCTACTACGCCGCCCTGGGCGTACCCTTGACCGCGACGGCGGAGGACATCCGCCGCGCCTTTGGCGAGCGCGCCAAGCGGCTGCATCCGGACCAAACCGGCGGCCAGGGCGATCCCGCCAGCTTCCAGCGGGTCGTGGAAGCCTATGAGGTGCTGCGCGATCCCTCGCGCCGCCTGCGCTATGACGCCGACAGCGTCGACATGCACCGGGGCGAGCCGCTGGACTATGCCGAGTATGTCGAGGCGGCGGAGCCGGACCCGCTGGCGCGCCCCTGGTCGCCGCGGCGGTTCTGGCCGAGCGGACGGCTGCCGCTGGCCGACCTCGCGCTGCCGGGCCTGCCGGTGCTGGCCACGCTGGCGGCCCTGCTCGTGCTGGTGCTGGCCGGGTTCGCCTGGGCGCTGAGCCAGCGCGCCAGCCTGGCCGAGCGCGAGGAACGGATTTCGGAACTGACCCTTCAGGTCGAGCGCGCCCGGGCCGAGCAGGCCGAATCCGATGCGCGCTACCGGGCAGCCAGCATTGTCGACCTGGAGACCGCCCTGGCGGCCCCGGCGACGGAAGGGGAGCCGGCCCATGTGTTTGCGGCCGACCTGCGCTTCGAGCCGGGCTCGGCCGAGCTGGGCGCGGCCCTGGACCAGCAGATGGTCCAGGCGGTGGAGGAACTCTCGGCGGTGGTGGCGCAGATCCCAGCCGACCGGAACTGGCTGGTGCTGATCCAGGGCCAGGCGGCCCGCGCCGCGGGCGTCGCCGGGGTCGAGGTGGCCAGCTGGCAGCTCTCCTTGCTGCGGATCAGCCAGATCATCGACCGCCTGGTCCAGGCCGGCCTGCCGGCCGACCATGTCGCCATGCGCTTCTCGGCGGGCTTCGCGCCCGAGGCGGCCGGCGCCGATCCGGCCCGCACCGTGGAGCTTCGGGTGGTGTGCTGCCTCAGATGA
- a CDS encoding AzlD family protein produces the protein MSVDAEGVLAILLMGLATYATRIGGFVLIRRFRPGPFLEAWFGHVPGAVFAALVAPSVWQAGPPGWIGAGVGFLAMRWSGQFLIALFLSVASFALVRHLMT, from the coding sequence ATGTCCGTCGACGCTGAGGGGGTCCTGGCCATCCTGCTGATGGGGCTGGCGACCTACGCCACCCGGATCGGCGGCTTCGTCCTGATCCGCCGGTTCCGGCCGGGCCCCTTCCTGGAGGCATGGTTCGGCCATGTGCCCGGCGCCGTGTTCGCCGCCCTGGTGGCGCCATCGGTCTGGCAAGCCGGCCCGCCTGGCTGGATCGGCGCCGGGGTCGGCTTCCTGGCGATGCGCTGGAGCGGGCAGTTCCTGATCGCCCTGTTCCTGTCCGTCGCCAGCTTCGCCCTCGTCCGCCACCTCATGACCTGA
- a CDS encoding aminotransferase-like domain-containing protein: MPIQRSDISEHGRPAYRAIADALERAIGTGDFAPGERLPPVRDLAKTLGVTVGTVNRAYVLAQSRGLLTGEVGRGTFVLKRQDRQSRIRIAGEDSVNAADLVVNQPPVALTDEEAAQSAARAFSRHGSTLFGRYPPTAGIAEHRAAIAAWIGRTGLEVSPDQVLVTVGVHSAIAATSLACLRPGDTILIDQLTYPGARDLLGVLKFRVEPVATDAEGVLPDALEAAARLHGGRAFVTCPTLHNPTSSTMPDERRRQVAQVVERTDLLLIEDDIYGHLPRSRPVPITAHVPDRSVLVSGMSKCLSPGMRLGYLVAPPDRVAAITTALHDLVVAASPLSPALFTEWLNEGLADELLERIRHQIARRHEIAGDALGLAPPEGSPHLWLPLPPSWTAERLVEAAARVGLHLPRTDVFAVGRGGAPRAVRVALGSVAEEDRLKSALRRLRSLLDQAPPRAAPVI, encoded by the coding sequence ATGCCGATCCAACGCAGCGACATCTCCGAGCACGGCCGCCCGGCCTATCGTGCCATCGCCGACGCCCTGGAGCGGGCGATCGGCACCGGTGACTTCGCGCCGGGCGAGCGCCTGCCGCCGGTGCGCGACCTCGCCAAGACCCTGGGCGTCACCGTGGGCACGGTGAACCGCGCCTACGTGCTGGCGCAGAGCCGGGGCCTTTTGACCGGCGAGGTCGGCCGCGGCACGTTCGTGCTCAAGCGCCAGGACCGGCAGAGCCGGATCCGGATCGCCGGGGAGGATTCGGTCAACGCCGCGGACCTAGTGGTCAACCAGCCGCCGGTGGCGCTGACGGACGAGGAGGCCGCCCAATCGGCGGCCCGGGCGTTCAGCCGCCACGGCTCGACCCTGTTCGGGCGCTATCCGCCCACCGCCGGCATCGCCGAGCACCGCGCCGCCATCGCGGCCTGGATCGGCCGGACCGGGCTGGAGGTCTCGCCCGACCAGGTGCTGGTCACGGTCGGCGTCCACTCGGCGATCGCCGCCACCAGCCTGGCCTGCCTGCGCCCGGGCGACACGATCCTGATCGACCAGCTGACTTATCCCGGCGCGCGCGACCTGCTGGGCGTGCTGAAGTTCCGGGTCGAGCCAGTCGCCACCGATGCGGAAGGCGTCCTTCCCGACGCGCTGGAGGCGGCGGCGCGCCTGCATGGCGGTCGCGCCTTCGTTACCTGCCCGACCCTGCACAACCCGACCAGCTCGACCATGCCCGACGAGCGGCGCCGGCAGGTCGCGCAGGTGGTGGAGCGCACCGACCTCCTGCTGATCGAGGACGACATCTACGGCCACCTGCCGCGGTCGCGGCCGGTACCGATCACCGCGCATGTGCCGGACCGCTCGGTGCTGGTGAGCGGCATGTCCAAGTGCCTGTCGCCGGGCATGCGGCTGGGCTACCTGGTGGCGCCTCCGGACCGGGTGGCGGCGATCACCACCGCGCTGCACGACCTGGTGGTCGCGGCCTCGCCCTTGTCGCCGGCCTTGTTCACCGAATGGCTGAACGAGGGCTTGGCCGACGAGCTCCTGGAGCGGATCCGGCACCAGATCGCGCGGCGCCACGAGATTGCCGGCGACGCGCTGGGGCTGGCGCCGCCCGAGGGCAGCCCGCATCTCTGGCTGCCCCTGCCGCCCTCCTGGACCGCCGAGCGGCTGGTGGAGGCGGCGGCGCGGGTGGGCCTCCATCTGCCGCGGACCGACGTGTTCGCGGTGGGCCGTGGCGGGGCGCCCCGGGCGGTCCGGGTGGCGCTGGGCTCGGTGGCGGAGGAGGACCGGCTGAAATCGGCGCTGCGCCGCCTGCGCAGCCTGCTGGACCAGGCGCCGCCCCGGGCGGCTCCGGTCATCTGA
- a CDS encoding GcvT family protein, translated as MPQNLPSHTEVIVIGGGVIGCSIAYHLAKLGITDTLLLERRQLTCGTTWHAAGLIGQLRATRVMTELAKYTSDLLFELERETGQSTGFRQNGSISLALNAERFEELARGASMAKSFGLEVELLQPADIAARYPLLRLDDAVGGVFLPKDGQADPVGVTQAFARGARMRGARIVENCKVDRILVEGGRAVGVRTAEGQTVRAGTVVIAAGMWARELGAAVGVSLPLHAAEHFYIVTEAIGGLPSGLPVLRVPDECAYYKEDAGRILLGCFEPSAKPWGMDGIPEDFCFDQLPEDLDHFQPILEAAMARMPSLETAGIHTFFNGPESFTPDDRYLLGETPELRDLFVACGFNSIGIQSSGGAGKVLAEWIRDRAMPEDLVDVDLRRMQSFQSNRRYLRERTTETLGLLYAMHWPYRQMETARGVRRSPFHDRLAGRRAVFGEVAGWERPNWFAPEGMEPAYRYSWCRQNWHDPVGQECRTVRDAVGLFDQSSFAKFLVQGRDAVAVLNRISCNQVDVPPGRIVYTQWLNERGGIESDLTITRLDEQSFLVVTAAAAQRRDFAWLLRHLPDDARCQAIDVTSGLPMLGLMGPNSRALLEELTGEDLGDAALPFASSRELEIGHARVRASRITYVGELGYEIYTPAEFATHVFDAVLAAGEPFGLGMAGFHAMNALRMEKGYRHWGHDIGVADTPLQAGLGFCVAWDKPGGFIGREALEEARQAGPPHRRLVQLRLEDPLLLLHHEEPIWCGDRIVGSVTSGMYGHRVEASLGMGYLEADRPITREWLAAHPLEVEIAWRRVPVQAQLAGWYDPDHTRIRS; from the coding sequence ATGCCGCAGAACCTGCCGTCCCATACCGAGGTGATCGTCATCGGCGGCGGGGTGATCGGCTGCTCGATCGCCTATCACCTGGCCAAGCTCGGCATCACCGACACCCTGCTCCTGGAGCGTCGCCAGCTCACCTGCGGCACCACCTGGCATGCGGCCGGCCTGATCGGCCAGCTGCGCGCCACAAGGGTGATGACCGAGCTCGCCAAGTATACCTCCGACCTCCTGTTCGAGCTGGAACGGGAGACCGGCCAGTCCACCGGGTTTCGCCAGAACGGCTCGATCTCGCTGGCCCTGAACGCCGAGCGGTTCGAGGAGCTGGCCAGGGGCGCCTCGATGGCCAAGAGCTTCGGGCTGGAGGTGGAGCTGCTCCAACCCGCCGACATCGCCGCCCGCTACCCGCTGCTGCGCCTGGACGACGCGGTGGGCGGGGTGTTCCTGCCAAAGGACGGCCAGGCCGACCCGGTGGGCGTCACCCAGGCCTTTGCGCGAGGTGCGCGGATGCGCGGGGCCCGGATCGTCGAGAACTGCAAGGTCGACCGGATCCTGGTGGAGGGCGGCCGGGCGGTGGGGGTGCGCACCGCCGAGGGCCAGACCGTGCGGGCCGGCACGGTGGTGATCGCCGCCGGGATGTGGGCGCGCGAGCTGGGTGCTGCGGTGGGCGTATCGCTGCCGCTGCATGCCGCCGAGCATTTCTACATCGTCACCGAGGCGATCGGCGGCCTGCCGTCCGGCCTGCCGGTGCTGCGCGTGCCGGACGAGTGTGCCTACTACAAGGAGGATGCCGGCCGGATCCTGCTGGGCTGCTTCGAGCCTTCCGCCAAGCCCTGGGGGATGGACGGCATCCCCGAGGATTTCTGCTTCGACCAGCTGCCGGAGGACCTGGACCATTTCCAGCCGATCCTGGAAGCGGCGATGGCGCGGATGCCGTCCCTGGAGACTGCCGGGATCCACACCTTCTTCAACGGCCCGGAGAGCTTCACGCCCGACGACCGCTACCTGCTGGGCGAGACCCCGGAGTTGCGCGACCTGTTCGTGGCCTGCGGCTTCAACTCGATCGGGATCCAGAGCTCCGGCGGCGCCGGCAAGGTCCTGGCCGAGTGGATCCGGGACCGCGCCATGCCCGAGGACCTGGTGGATGTCGACCTGCGCCGGATGCAGTCCTTCCAGTCGAACCGCCGCTACCTGCGGGAGCGCACCACCGAGACGCTGGGCCTGCTCTACGCGATGCACTGGCCCTACCGGCAGATGGAGACTGCCCGCGGCGTGCGCCGCTCGCCCTTCCACGACCGCCTGGCCGGACGGCGGGCGGTGTTCGGCGAGGTGGCCGGCTGGGAGCGGCCGAACTGGTTCGCCCCGGAAGGGATGGAGCCGGCCTACCGCTATTCCTGGTGCCGGCAGAACTGGCACGACCCGGTCGGCCAGGAATGCCGGACGGTGCGGGACGCGGTCGGGCTGTTCGACCAAAGCTCGTTCGCCAAGTTCCTGGTCCAGGGGCGGGACGCCGTGGCGGTCCTGAACCGGATCTCGTGCAACCAGGTCGACGTGCCGCCCGGCCGGATCGTCTATACCCAGTGGCTGAACGAGCGGGGCGGGATCGAGAGCGACCTGACCATCACCCGCCTGGACGAGCAGTCCTTCCTGGTGGTGACCGCGGCGGCGGCGCAACGCCGGGACTTCGCCTGGCTGCTCCGCCATCTCCCGGACGATGCCCGCTGCCAGGCGATCGACGTGACCTCGGGCCTGCCGATGCTGGGGCTGATGGGGCCGAACAGCCGGGCCCTGCTGGAAGAGCTGACCGGCGAGGATCTGGGCGACGCGGCACTTCCCTTCGCCAGCTCGCGCGAACTGGAAATCGGCCATGCGCGGGTGCGGGCTTCAAGAATAACTTATGTTGGGGAACTGGGTTACGAAATATATACACCCGCCGAGTTCGCGACCCACGTGTTCGACGCGGTGCTGGCTGCCGGAGAGCCGTTCGGCCTGGGCATGGCCGGCTTTCATGCCATGAACGCGCTGCGCATGGAGAAGGGCTACCGGCACTGGGGCCACGACATCGGGGTGGCCGACACCCCGCTGCAGGCCGGTCTCGGATTCTGCGTCGCCTGGGACAAGCCCGGCGGGTTCATCGGCCGGGAAGCCCTGGAGGAGGCCCGGCAGGCGGGTCCGCCGCACCGGCGCCTGGTGCAGCTGCGGCTGGAGGATCCCTTGCTGCTGCTGCATCACGAGGAGCCGATCTGGTGCGGCGACCGGATCGTCGGCAGCGTCACCTCGGGCATGTACGGCCACCGGGTGGAAGCATCGCTCGGGATGGGCTATCTGGAGGCTGACCGGCCGATCACCCGCGAATGGCTGGCTGCCCACCCGCTCGAGGTGGAGATCGCTTGGCGCCGTGTTCCGGTGCAGGCGCAGTTGGCCGGGTGGTATGACCCTGATCATACCCGGATACGGTCGTAG
- a CDS encoding AzlC family ABC transporter permease, producing MMEHSEDVPGVFTAAGFRRGAVGVLAIVPAAAAFGLVYGVAAAEKGMSLLEVALSCMVIFAGASQLVAMELWREPLPILAMVLSVLVINLRHLLMGATAAPWFRGVPGLPAFASLYFMTDESWGLAVAERRRGQVDAAYMLGAGVSLWVFWLAASMSGHALGDLVRGFDPSLFGWLITGFFVVLLAGFWRGAGDLLPWLVAAGVALATRQVLPGTWFVLTGALAGSLLGAWSHVRRR from the coding sequence ATGATGGAGCATTCCGAGGATGTCCCAGGGGTGTTCACCGCGGCCGGCTTCCGCCGGGGTGCGGTGGGGGTGCTGGCGATCGTCCCGGCCGCGGCGGCGTTCGGCCTGGTCTACGGGGTGGCCGCCGCCGAGAAGGGGATGAGCCTGCTGGAGGTCGCCTTGAGCTGCATGGTGATCTTCGCCGGCGCCTCGCAGCTGGTCGCCATGGAACTCTGGCGGGAGCCGCTGCCGATCCTGGCCATGGTGCTCTCGGTGCTGGTGATCAATCTGCGCCACCTGCTGATGGGCGCCACCGCGGCGCCCTGGTTCCGCGGCGTTCCCGGCCTGCCGGCGTTCGCCTCGTTGTACTTCATGACCGATGAGTCCTGGGGGCTGGCGGTGGCGGAGCGGCGCCGGGGCCAGGTCGACGCCGCCTACATGCTCGGGGCAGGGGTCAGCCTGTGGGTGTTCTGGCTGGCCGCCTCGATGAGCGGCCATGCCCTGGGCGACCTGGTGCGCGGCTTCGACCCCAGCCTGTTCGGCTGGCTGATCACCGGGTTCTTCGTGGTGCTGCTTGCCGGGTTCTGGCGGGGCGCCGGCGACCTGCTGCCCTGGCTGGTCGCGGCCGGCGTGGCGCTCGCGACCCGCCAGGTCCTGCCCGGGACATGGTTCGTCCTGACCGGCGCCCTGGCCGGCTCGCTGCTGGGAGCATGGTCGCATGTCCGTCGACGCTGA
- a CDS encoding NADH:flavin oxidoreductase/NADH oxidase, whose amino-acid sequence MSAKLFEPITLGGVRLPNRFTVSPMCQYASRDGMVAPWHQQHVGGLALGGAGLVVMEATAVLPEGRITPADLGLWNSDQEAGLSKLLRDVRSYAPEQRFGLQLAHAGRKASSAAPWKGGRQLGPDQEGWTPVAPSPEPFEPGRSIPQELDQQGIHRIRAAFVQAARRALCAGFDAIELHAAHGYLLHSFCSPLSNRRGDAYGGSLANRIRASLEIAAALRLVWPKDKILGARITGSDWHTEGFTPEDAGKLANELAAIGFDYITVSSGGIRPDIRVPVEPGYQVPFARAVKKAVSGRLAVQAVGLLVTAAQAEEVLADGHADLVAIARAYLDDPRWGQHAAEALGEKPGWHVRHERAGAAQWPGAALKRS is encoded by the coding sequence ATGAGCGCCAAGCTGTTCGAACCGATCACCCTGGGCGGCGTGCGGCTGCCCAACCGGTTCACCGTCTCGCCCATGTGCCAGTACGCCTCCAGGGACGGCATGGTAGCGCCCTGGCACCAGCAGCATGTCGGCGGCCTGGCGCTGGGCGGCGCCGGCCTGGTCGTGATGGAGGCCACCGCGGTCCTGCCCGAGGGCCGGATTACCCCGGCCGACCTCGGATTGTGGAACAGCGACCAGGAGGCCGGCCTGTCGAAGCTGCTGCGCGACGTGCGAAGCTATGCGCCGGAGCAGCGCTTCGGCCTGCAGCTCGCCCATGCCGGGCGCAAAGCAAGCTCGGCGGCGCCCTGGAAAGGCGGCCGGCAGCTTGGCCCCGACCAGGAGGGCTGGACGCCGGTGGCGCCGAGCCCGGAGCCGTTCGAGCCTGGGCGATCCATCCCGCAGGAACTCGACCAGCAGGGTATCCACCGGATCCGCGCGGCCTTTGTCCAGGCGGCCAGGCGGGCGCTCTGCGCCGGGTTCGACGCGATCGAGCTGCACGCGGCGCACGGCTACCTGCTGCACAGCTTCTGCTCGCCGCTCAGCAACCGGCGCGGCGATGCCTATGGCGGAAGTCTTGCCAACCGGATCCGGGCGTCGCTGGAGATCGCGGCGGCACTGCGGCTGGTGTGGCCGAAGGACAAGATCCTGGGCGCGCGCATCACCGGCTCGGACTGGCATACGGAGGGATTCACCCCGGAGGACGCCGGGAAGCTCGCCAATGAGCTGGCCGCGATCGGCTTCGACTACATCACGGTCTCGTCCGGCGGCATCCGCCCAGACATCCGGGTGCCGGTGGAGCCTGGCTACCAGGTGCCGTTCGCGCGGGCGGTGAAGAAGGCGGTCAGCGGCAGGCTGGCGGTGCAGGCGGTGGGCCTGCTGGTCACGGCCGCCCAGGCCGAGGAAGTCCTGGCCGACGGCCATGCCGACCTGGTCGCGATCGCCCGCGCCTATCTGGACGATCCGCGCTGGGGGCAGCATGCGGCCGAGGCGCTGGGCGAAAAGCCCGGCTGGCATGTCCGCCACGAGCGGGCAGGCGCCGCCCAATGGCCGGGCGCGGCGCTGAAGCGGTCGTGA